In Desulfofustis limnaeus, the genomic stretch ATGCGGATCGTTCCAACGTTGCGGCATCGGGGAGAGAGGGGGTCTGTTTCATGGGTGAGCGGGTTCTTTTGCCGCGAGTCTACCGTGCCGTTGCGTTGGTGCAAAGAGCTTTATGCAGGAAGCCCGTTTTTTTCTTACAAGAGAGGTGGCAGTTTCCACACGGTTGAGGCGGGGCCGCTGATTGACGCCACTCCTTGCGTCTCCGGAGGGGATTGCCTCGATCAACCGTTTCTGATCTCGTCGTAGGGTGGGCACGACCGGGTGGGCAGGGCGAAGGTCTTTCCCCACTCCTGCCACTGGCTGGTGATAGCATCGACGACGGTAGAAAGTTTTTCCGTGGTGCCGATGAGCTTCGCCGCCATCGTCTCAGTTTCCTCGAACCAGTCGATGGCTGGACGAAATCCTTGACACAGCAGGGAGATGCGACAGGCCAGATGAAGCAGTTCTGCAGCCTTTCTGGTGGTTGATTCGCCCAGTTCACTGGTTTCCAGTTCCTCATGGAAGGCGGCGGCGAGGGCAAAGGGAGCCGGTAGTCCCCAGTCCAGAAACAGTTCGGCGGCGAGTTCGGCGCTGTCGATATCGAAACGCAGGCGCTCCATGGTCCGGCGTTCTTCTGCGGAGGTCTGTTCGTTCAGGATGATTTCGTATTCCTCGGGAAAGATGCTGGCCAGGACCAGCTCCCCCATATGGGACAGCAACGCACAACTGAAGAGTTCGTCGGGGTCGAAGGAGCCGCTGCGCCTGGCCAATGCTTTGCCGGCCACAGCCCTGGCCAGAGAGGCCGACCAGAAGCCGGAATAATCGAACCCACGGCAGCGTCCCTGACGGTTCGAGGCAAACAGGGACAGGCAGAGCGCCAGCCGGGAGATGGTCTGCATGCCGAGTTTGACCGCGGCCCGCTGAACGGAAGCAACTTGGGCACCGGTGGCCAGAAATGCGGAGTTGGCGTATTTGAGTATTTCGGCGGACAGCGTCGGATCCACCTGGACCAGTTGGGCGATATCGTCCAGTGATGACGTGTCACTGCGACACAGCTTCATAATCTCGATGGCCGTCGGTGATGGCGTTGGTAATTGGTGCATGTTCTGCAACGAGATAAACACTTCTTTTCGATTCGGCATGACTGTTCCGTTTTCATTGATTTTTTCAACAATGGACAGGTGTGCACCTATCATAGGAGAGG encodes the following:
- a CDS encoding HDOD domain-containing protein, encoding MPNRKEVFISLQNMHQLPTPSPTAIEIMKLCRSDTSSLDDIAQLVQVDPTLSAEILKYANSAFLATGAQVASVQRAAVKLGMQTISRLALCLSLFASNRQGRCRGFDYSGFWSASLARAVAGKALARRSGSFDPDELFSCALLSHMGELVLASIFPEEYEIILNEQTSAEERRTMERLRFDIDSAELAAELFLDWGLPAPFALAAAFHEELETSELGESTTRKAAELLHLACRISLLCQGFRPAIDWFEETETMAAKLIGTTEKLSTVVDAITSQWQEWGKTFALPTRSCPPYDEIRNG